ATGTTAGCTGTTATTGTTTTTCTTCTTCCATTCGTATCACTACTTTTGATGAAACGACATCATATTGCTTTGAAGCGAGGAAGAAATCGTTTGTATCAACAATTGACAGATGCTGTATTTGGGTTATCTGATTGGCAGGCGAGTGGTAGAAAAGATGAATTTATTAATGCGTATGTAGAACAAAATGTCCAGCTGTTAAAGACAGAAAAGAGAGTGAAACGCTGGTACCATATTCGGGATAGTATCATTCATTTAATAGTAGGTATTGTAGTTATTTCGATGATTTTGTGGACTGGCAATCAAGCGGCAAGTGAACAAATTGCACCTACAGTTATCGCAGCATTCGTATTAATGACATTATCTGTGACGAATGTGCTTATTCCTGTATCAGATGCTATTGATCGAATTCCATCTTATGTAGAATCTGTTCATCGGCTTAATGGCGTAGAAAGTGATAGCTCTTTAGATGATGGTAAGGAGTTACCTGGAGATAAAGAATACGTTGTACCAAAACATGTAGATGTTGAACTGAGTAATGTGTCGTATAATTACCCGAATAGTAATGAATCCGTATTAAAAGATGTATCATTGCAAATAAAGGCAGGAAAGAAAATTGCTATTTTAGGTAGAAGTGGAACAGGAAAATCTACTTTACTAAAATTGTTAACTGGGGCACTATGTCCGGTGAATGGCCAAGTTATATTGAATGGTGAACAAGCTCATACGGATTTTTTGTCAAAATATATTTCTGTATTAAACCAAAAACCACATTTATTCGATACGACAATTGGAAATAATGTGCGAATTGGTAAACCAGAGGCTAATGATGAAGAGATATGGAAGGCTTTAGAGAAAGCACAGCTAGCACCGCACATTGCTTCTCTTCCAGATGGATTACAAACGAAAATGCATGAAATGGGAAAGAGGTTTTCTGGCGGAGAAAGGCAAAGGGTAGCATTTGCAAGAACTCTTATGCAAGAAGCACCGGTCATTGTACTTGATGAACCGACTATCGGTTTAGACCCTAAAACAGAATTAGCCTTAATAGAAACAATGTTTTCTGCAACAGAAGAAAAGACTGTTATTTGGATTACACATCATCTTGTAGGGATTGAACATGTAGATGAAGTGATTTTCCTTGATAGTGGTCAAATCGCTATGCAAGGTAGTCACGAACAGCTACTGAAAGAAAATGAGAAATATCGTAGATTATACGAGCTTGATAAAGGTATATAAGAATGAAATGCAAAAAAACACAAATTCTTGGTAGTTCAAGGTTTGTGTTTTTTGTATTTGTGGTGAAATCATATAAGCCGTATAAGCTATTTGATCATGAAATGGTGATATATTGTTAGAAAGGGTGTTTAAAACCTATCCTTTCAAGGCAATACTTGAGCCATAGTGAATGGATTGTTGGAAGGCGTGATTATATGTTTGAAGAGGATGGCATTGTTTTAATTCTGGAACCTGCTGATGAACGGGATATGAGGAAATTTATTTTTACAATACCGAAGTCAGTTTATGAAAAAAAAGAGATTGTATTACATTACGGAACAGCTTTAGGTCAAGGATATACGGACATTATAGAAGATATTATTAGTGTACATATAGACATAGATATTATAACGGTAATAGGGCACGTAAGAGGATAGAGTGAAGCTTTAATTAGTGGGAATCATACTGACCTTGAAAACAGACGTACTGAAAGTAAGTATGTCTGTTTTTATATTTAAATGAAGATAGTTTCGAGGTACATGTTGAACAGGATAATAATGATTTCTCTAGAATGTATAAGAGGAAGATTAAAAAGTAAGATATGATGTGATAAGGTATATAAGAAGAAAACAAAGTGTTTATAAATGAATAAAAGTATGACAATTATTTAGGAGGTCAAAATGAAGTTTACAAAAACAATGTTACTTTCAATTGTAGTTTCAATTGGTTTGATGGGATGTTCGCTAGTGGAGGAAGGGAAGAACTCCATAGATTACGCTCAAAAAGCGACAGACTATGTAAATGAAATAAGTGCATTTGCAAATGAAGCGCCAGCATTAGCTGAAAAGGCTGTTAATGATGGAGAAGCTCGAAAAGAACTAGAAACGAAACTTACTGAAATTAAACAAGATATACCAGCTTTTAATGAATTAACACCACCGGATGTAGCGAAGGATCTTCACCAGCAAATCGTCGGATATAATGAAAAGTTAAATACATTAATTGATACATCTATGACAAAGATAGAGGAAGGAAAAATGAATGTAGAGCAGTTTAAAAACTCTGAGCTTATGCAGACGATAGAACAAGTTCGTGATTTGAAAGATAAGGTTCAAAACTTAGGGCAATAGTAAAAAGATCCGTTTATCATAAACGGATCTTTTTATTATTGTATACAATAGACGATCACACCAATGACAATAATAATGTTGCCAATGATTTTTCGTTTCGTTATTTTTTCACCTAGGAAGTACCAACTGAAAATTAATATAATAATATAACTTAATGATTCTAATGCAGATGCTTGCTTTAATGCCAAGCCTTTTAAGGCAATCACATTTAATCCGGCATTAATTACAAATAAAAAGTAGCCGATGATAACATAAGGATTTACATATTCTTTTATTCTAGAATCGTATTGTTGTAAAGTAGCCTTTTTTAATAATATTTGTGAGTAATTGGCTAAAATTATCCCGAAAATCAATAATAACATATAACTATTCATCTTTTGTCACCACCACAATTCCGACGATAATAATAGCTGCGCCAAGTATGTGATTCCACTGTATCGTATCTCCAAATAGGAATACTGACCAAAGCATTGACCATAGTATTATAATCCCACGGTGTGAATATG
This Bacillus mycoides DNA region includes the following protein-coding sequences:
- the cydC gene encoding thiol reductant ABC exporter subunit CydC, which gives rise to MSNWIKPHIQQNKGRMTLTIFLGLLGVSSGAMLLFISGYLISKSALRPENVMVVYVPIVATRAFSIGQAVFHYLERLVGHDVVLRILEKMRTKLYRIVEPQALFLRSRFQTGDVLGVLSDDIEHLQNLYLRTIFPSILALVVYSIFVLVIGAFDLVFALIAACMLAVIVFLLPFVSLLLMKRHHIALKRGRNRLYQQLTDAVFGLSDWQASGRKDEFINAYVEQNVQLLKTEKRVKRWYHIRDSIIHLIVGIVVISMILWTGNQAASEQIAPTVIAAFVLMTLSVTNVLIPVSDAIDRIPSYVESVHRLNGVESDSSLDDGKELPGDKEYVVPKHVDVELSNVSYNYPNSNESVLKDVSLQIKAGKKIAILGRSGTGKSTLLKLLTGALCPVNGQVILNGEQAHTDFLSKYISVLNQKPHLFDTTIGNNVRIGKPEANDEEIWKALEKAQLAPHIASLPDGLQTKMHEMGKRFSGGERQRVAFARTLMQEAPVIVLDEPTIGLDPKTELALIETMFSATEEKTVIWITHHLVGIEHVDEVIFLDSGQIAMQGSHEQLLKENEKYRRLYELDKGI
- a CDS encoding DUF6376 family protein; this translates as MKFTKTMLLSIVVSIGLMGCSLVEEGKNSIDYAQKATDYVNEISAFANEAPALAEKAVNDGEARKELETKLTEIKQDIPAFNELTPPDVAKDLHQQIVGYNEKLNTLIDTSMTKIEEGKMNVEQFKNSELMQTIEQVRDLKDKVQNLGQ
- a CDS encoding EamA family transporter, coding for MNSYMLLLIFGIILANYSQILLKKATLQQYDSRIKEYVNPYVIIGYFLFVINAGLNVIALKGLALKQASALESLSYIIILIFSWYFLGEKITKRKIIGNIIIVIGVIVYCIQ